In a genomic window of Thiolapillus brandeum:
- the tolR gene encoding protein TolR → MSRRGRKLRPMAEINVVPYIDVMLVLLVIFMITAPLLTQGVKVDLPEADAKPMEDDAKRPLVLSVDKEGVFHLTYDDDRTRVLDDDELQRQASAIIANNPGIPVLVKGDKDVDYGRVVHAMVLLQNAGAPNIGLLTDPPE, encoded by the coding sequence ATGTCGCGCCGGGGCCGTAAACTCCGTCCCATGGCCGAGATCAACGTGGTGCCCTACATCGACGTGATGCTGGTGCTTCTGGTGATCTTCATGATTACTGCCCCGTTGCTCACCCAGGGGGTAAAGGTGGATCTTCCAGAGGCGGATGCCAAGCCCATGGAAGACGACGCCAAACGTCCCCTGGTCCTTAGCGTGGACAAGGAAGGCGTCTTTCATCTGACCTATGACGATGATCGCACCAGGGTGCTGGACGATGATGAGCTGCAGCGCCAGGCATCAGCGATTATCGCCAACAATCCCGGCATCCCGGTGCTGGTGAAAGGCGACAAGGATGTGGACTATGGCCGCGTGGTGCATGCCATGGTTCTGCTGCAAAATGCGGGCGCACCCAATATTGGCCTGCTGACCGATCCGCCTGAATAA
- the tolQ gene encoding protein TolQ: MQTELSFLQLVLDASPLVQLVMASLLLASLLSWTAIFDRSRSLRKARKAADEFEDKFWSGGDLGNLYRGLDRYPDEIQGMAMVFHAGFREFARLKDASGMDPMAVVEGARRAMHVAMSREMDALERHLSFLATVGSTSPYVGLFGTVWGIMNSFHALGNVKQATLNLVAPGIAEALIATAMGLFAAIPAVVAYNKYADAVQRLESRYEDFAEEFANILQRQVHMLAGSK, translated from the coding sequence ATGCAGACTGAGCTTTCCTTCCTCCAGCTGGTGCTGGATGCCAGCCCTCTGGTGCAGCTGGTCATGGCCAGCCTGCTGTTGGCCTCGTTGCTTTCCTGGACGGCCATCTTCGACCGCTCCCGTTCCCTGCGCAAGGCGCGCAAGGCGGCAGACGAATTCGAGGACAAGTTCTGGTCCGGGGGCGACCTGGGCAACCTGTACCGGGGCCTGGATCGTTATCCGGATGAGATACAGGGCATGGCCATGGTCTTCCATGCGGGATTCCGGGAATTTGCCCGGCTCAAGGATGCCTCGGGCATGGATCCCATGGCGGTGGTCGAAGGTGCCCGGCGCGCCATGCATGTGGCCATGAGCCGTGAAATGGACGCCCTGGAGCGGCATCTTTCCTTCCTGGCTACCGTGGGTTCCACCAGTCCCTATGTGGGCCTGTTTGGCACAGTCTGGGGCATCATGAATTCCTTTCACGCCCTGGGCAATGTCAAGCAGGCGACCCTTAATCTGGTGGCACCCGGTATTGCCGAGGCCCTTATCGCCACGGCCATGGGCCTGTTTGCCGCGATACCCGCTGTGGTGGCCTACAACAAGTATGCCGATGCCGTGCAGCGCCTGGAAAGCCGTTATGAGGACTTTGCCGAGGAGTTTGCCAATATCCTTCAGCGCCAGGTGCATATGCTGGCCGGGAGCAAGTAA
- the ybgC gene encoding tol-pal system-associated acyl-CoA thioesterase: MNYRFPVRVYYEDTDAAGIVYYANYFRFMERARTEWLRDLGFEQDVLREEYGIVFVVRSASADYRAPARFNDLLWVTGEIRKHSRTAMTIAQDVYRQDDDELLCRGEVGIVSVNIESFRPAPIPGIILEKLKHAD; this comes from the coding sequence GTGAACTATCGCTTTCCGGTACGGGTCTATTACGAAGACACGGATGCTGCGGGCATCGTTTATTACGCCAACTATTTTCGTTTCATGGAACGGGCGCGAACAGAATGGCTGCGGGATCTGGGTTTTGAACAGGACGTACTGCGGGAAGAATACGGTATTGTTTTCGTGGTGCGCAGCGCCAGTGCCGACTATCGTGCGCCGGCCCGTTTCAACGACCTGCTGTGGGTGACGGGAGAGATACGCAAACACAGCCGCACCGCCATGACCATTGCCCAGGACGTCTATCGCCAGGACGATGACGAGTTGCTGTGCCGGGGGGAAGTCGGCATCGTGAGCGTGAATATTGAATCCTTCCGTCCCGCCCCCATACCCGGAATCATTCTGGAGAAACTGAAACATGCAGACTGA
- the ruvB gene encoding Holliday junction branch migration DNA helicase RuvB, translating to MDEERIIDPAAAMDDVMVDRAIRPRLLADYVGQPAVKEQMEIFIPAARQRGEALDHVLIFGPPGLGKTTLAHIVANEMQVQLHQTSGPVLERAGDLAALLTNLQPHDVLFVDEIHRLSPVVEEILYPAMEDYQLDIMIGEGPAARSIKVDLPPFTLVGATTRAGLLTSPLRDRFGIVQRLEFYNQADLTHIVKRSAGILAMAIDAEGAGEIARRSRGTPRIANRLLRRVRDYAQVKGDGRITVEIADAALSMLKVDANGIDHMDRHLLMTVLEKFDGGPVGVDSLAAAIGEERGTIEDVLEPFLIQQGFLKRTPRGRVATRRAFEYFGFKPRSENTADDLFGGEG from the coding sequence ATGGACGAGGAAAGAATCATCGATCCCGCAGCCGCCATGGATGACGTCATGGTGGATCGCGCCATCCGTCCGCGCCTGCTGGCGGACTACGTGGGCCAACCCGCCGTAAAGGAGCAGATGGAGATATTCATCCCCGCTGCCCGCCAGCGTGGTGAAGCGCTGGATCATGTTCTCATCTTTGGCCCCCCGGGACTGGGCAAGACCACTCTGGCGCATATCGTCGCCAATGAGATGCAGGTACAGCTGCATCAGACCTCCGGTCCGGTGTTGGAAAGGGCCGGGGATCTGGCGGCGCTGCTCACCAACCTGCAGCCCCATGACGTGCTGTTCGTGGACGAGATCCACCGCCTCAGCCCGGTGGTGGAGGAAATCCTCTATCCGGCCATGGAGGACTACCAACTGGACATCATGATCGGTGAAGGCCCGGCGGCGCGCTCCATCAAGGTGGACTTGCCGCCTTTCACTCTGGTTGGCGCCACCACCCGTGCCGGCCTGCTGACTTCACCCCTGCGTGACCGTTTCGGTATCGTTCAGCGCCTGGAGTTCTACAACCAGGCGGATCTGACGCATATCGTGAAACGCTCTGCAGGCATTCTGGCCATGGCCATCGATGCCGAGGGGGCGGGGGAGATTGCGCGCCGTTCCCGGGGCACACCGCGTATCGCCAACCGCCTGCTGCGCAGGGTGCGCGACTATGCCCAGGTGAAGGGAGATGGCCGGATCACGGTGGAGATCGCCGATGCGGCCCTGTCCATGCTCAAGGTGGATGCCAATGGCATCGACCATATGGATCGGCACCTGCTCATGACCGTGCTGGAAAAGTTTGATGGTGGTCCCGTGGGCGTGGACAGTCTGGCGGCAGCCATTGGCGAGGAGCGTGGCACCATCGAAGACGTGCTGGAACCCTTTCTGATTCAGCAGGGTTTTCTCAAGCGCACCCCCCGGGGCCGGGTGGCTACGCGCCGGGCCTTTGAATATTTCGGCTTCAAACCGCGATCTGAGAATACTGCGGATGATCTTTTCGGAGGGGAAGGGTGA
- the ruvA gene encoding Holliday junction branch migration protein RuvA, whose protein sequence is MIGLLRGRVLARQPPSLLLEVNGVGYEVEAPMSTFYDLPEADQEVVLYTHMMVRDDAHSLFGFIRESDRALFRSLLKVNGVGGKMALAILSGMTVDEFSLYVQSGDVKALCRLPGVGKKTAERLIIEMRDRLEKIETGMVAGVPAAGSAASAPASADGDAVSALLALGYKGPEATRMVAAVFSEDMDTETVIRLALQGKAQG, encoded by the coding sequence ATGATTGGCCTGCTGCGGGGCCGGGTGCTGGCCAGACAGCCCCCTTCTCTGCTCCTGGAAGTCAACGGCGTGGGATATGAGGTGGAAGCTCCCATGTCCACCTTCTATGACCTGCCGGAGGCTGATCAGGAAGTGGTGCTCTACACCCACATGATGGTGCGGGATGACGCTCACAGCCTGTTTGGTTTTATCCGGGAAAGTGACCGGGCCCTGTTTCGTTCTCTGCTCAAGGTCAATGGCGTGGGCGGCAAGATGGCCCTGGCGATTCTGTCCGGCATGACGGTGGATGAGTTTTCCCTGTACGTGCAGTCCGGGGATGTCAAAGCCCTGTGCCGCCTGCCGGGGGTGGGCAAGAAGACCGCCGAGCGCCTCATTATTGAAATGCGTGATCGTCTGGAAAAGATCGAAACCGGGATGGTTGCAGGTGTGCCTGCCGCCGGGAGTGCTGCGTCTGCACCGGCATCAGCAGATGGTGATGCAGTCAGCGCTCTGCTGGCTCTGGGCTACAAGGGGCCAGAAGCCACCCGCATGGTGGCGGCCGTATTCAGTGAAGACATGGATACGGAAACGGTCATCCGCCTGGCCCTGCAGGGCAAAGCACAGGGATAG
- the ruvC gene encoding crossover junction endodeoxyribonuclease RuvC has translation MRILGIDPGSRVTGFGVIDSDGRQSRHVFSGCIRTSSKDFCARLGEIFNGIQQVLEEHAPQQVAVEQVFMAANASSALKLGHARGAAITAAVVAQLPVYEYTPRAVKLALVGTGAAQKEQVQHMIRLLLGQLQPMGLDESDALAVALCHAHTHLNSQKLRGLS, from the coding sequence TTGAGAATACTGGGCATCGATCCGGGTTCCCGGGTAACCGGGTTTGGCGTCATCGACTCTGATGGCCGCCAGAGCCGCCATGTGTTCAGCGGCTGCATTCGCACCAGCAGCAAGGATTTTTGCGCACGCCTTGGTGAAATATTCAATGGTATCCAGCAGGTGCTGGAAGAACACGCCCCCCAGCAGGTCGCTGTGGAGCAGGTGTTCATGGCCGCGAATGCTTCTTCGGCTCTGAAACTGGGGCATGCCCGGGGTGCGGCCATTACGGCTGCCGTGGTGGCGCAACTGCCCGTCTATGAATATACTCCGCGGGCCGTGAAGCTGGCCCTGGTGGGTACAGGCGCGGCGCAGAAGGAACAGGTGCAGCACATGATCCGCCTGCTCCTGGGACAGTTGCAACCCATGGGCCTGGACGAATCCGATGCCCTGGCCGTGGCCCTGTGCCATGCCCATACCCACCTGAATTCTCAAAAACTGCGGGGGTTGTCATGA
- a CDS encoding YebC/PmpR family DNA-binding transcriptional regulator produces MAGHSKWANIKHKKAANDKKRGKLWSKLIREVTVAAKEGGGDLESNPRLRLAVDKAKGANMPADTIDRAIKRGAGGMEGENFEEIRYEGYGPGGTAIMVDCMTDNRNRTASEVRHAFTKHGGNLGTDGSVAYLFVKKGIISFAPGADEDAIMEAALEAGADDVVTNDDGSIDVYTTPEEFSDVKQGILDAGLTPDHGEVSFEATTKADMDAEGAEKLMRLIDALEDLDDVQEVYSNAEISDEIMESLGA; encoded by the coding sequence ATGGCAGGTCATAGCAAATGGGCGAATATCAAGCACAAGAAAGCGGCGAATGACAAGAAGCGGGGCAAGCTCTGGTCCAAACTGATCCGGGAAGTGACCGTTGCAGCAAAGGAGGGCGGCGGCGACCTGGAGTCGAATCCGCGTCTGCGCCTGGCAGTGGACAAGGCCAAGGGGGCCAATATGCCCGCAGACACCATTGACCGGGCTATCAAACGCGGTGCCGGTGGCATGGAAGGTGAAAACTTCGAAGAAATCCGTTATGAAGGTTATGGTCCCGGTGGCACGGCCATCATGGTGGATTGCATGACCGACAACCGCAATCGCACTGCTTCGGAAGTGCGCCACGCTTTTACCAAGCATGGCGGCAATCTGGGAACCGACGGTTCGGTGGCTTACCTGTTCGTAAAAAAAGGCATCATCAGTTTTGCCCCCGGTGCGGATGAGGATGCCATCATGGAAGCCGCTCTGGAGGCAGGCGCCGATGATGTGGTGACCAATGACGATGGCAGTATCGACGTATATACCACACCGGAAGAGTTTTCCGATGTAAAACAGGGCATCTTGGATGCGGGTTTGACTCCGGATCACGGCGAAGTGAGCTTCGAGGCCACCACCAAGGCGGACATGGATGCGGAAGGCGCGGAAAAGCTGATGCGCCTTATCGATGCTCTGGAAGATCTGGATGACGTACAGGAGGTTTACTCCAATGCCGAGATTTCGGATGAGATCATGGAGTCACTGGGCGCTTGA
- a CDS encoding MarC family protein, with amino-acid sequence MLETAAIAFTTFFATVAPVDSALMFAALTADSTPKERRHMAFRGVAIATILLLLFAFFGKVLLARLGISLAALTTAGGILLLLMGIDLVFARNSGAMSTTRAESREAEDRSDISVFPLATPLLAGPGTMGAVILIMANAHGNWQKGAITIAMLLLVMLISLVLLLMAGKLEKLLGVTGMRVINRVFGVLLCSLAVQFIFNGIRGSGLLV; translated from the coding sequence ATGCTGGAAACAGCTGCCATTGCCTTCACCACCTTCTTCGCCACTGTGGCGCCGGTGGATTCGGCGCTCATGTTTGCCGCCTTGACCGCAGACAGCACCCCAAAGGAACGGCGGCACATGGCCTTTCGCGGCGTGGCCATCGCCACCATCCTGCTGTTGCTGTTTGCATTTTTTGGCAAAGTGTTACTGGCGCGCCTGGGTATTTCCCTGGCCGCCCTGACCACTGCCGGCGGCATACTGCTGCTGCTCATGGGCATCGATCTGGTATTCGCACGCAATTCCGGTGCCATGTCCACCACCCGGGCAGAATCCCGGGAAGCAGAAGACCGCAGTGATATCTCCGTATTCCCCCTGGCCACCCCCCTCCTCGCGGGTCCCGGCACTATGGGCGCCGTGATTCTCATCATGGCAAATGCCCATGGAAACTGGCAGAAAGGCGCCATCACCATCGCCATGCTGCTTCTGGTGATGCTGATATCCCTGGTTCTGCTGCTGATGGCTGGAAAACTGGAAAAACTGCTGGGAGTGACAGGAATGCGGGTGATCAACCGCGTTTTCGGGGTGTTGCTGTGCTCACTGGCCGTACAGTTTATCTTCAACGGCATTCGGGGCAGCGGGCTGCTTGTCTGA
- a CDS encoding CHASE2 domain-containing protein: MKELFDKLGGKPVTYVLGAVLLAVLVDWSGITWRMEQMVVDTELRLVRAPVAGDIAIVAIDEKSLREYGPWPWSRQLYARLLDHLQDAGAGTVAFDILFADPRRDDAEGDQAFAEAIERHGRVVLAMSSDRDISSGTVSEILPRPLFARPAAAIGHTDLPIDQDGILRGVYLQAGSGAARWPQLALAALLLDTNRKIAHLPGHESVRGGYQGQGRWIRNHRILFPFSSESNPVLAFSFADVVEGKVRKSLLAGKTIFVGVTAQGLQRLFLIPGGGNWLMSGVEIQANVLSALEQDALLTELRGWPRWIVLALLSALGGMVVALYRRNCVTKGLILGLLVTGGASLILLLFFGVITPTIPMWVSLAVMAFLANRRQVLYLQYSSGRDTLTGLCNRRSFEEHYQRMWRINERHQRPLFLLILDVDHFKRLNDAMGHLHGDEVLRKLGAYLKSKTRRAGDRACRIGGEEFAILLDMDEPDMQRVHGYAQQIVDDVRDLGISYSDAGQDYCLTLSIGCASMVPGESSTPDALFDAADQALYQAKKAGRNQVWCYESDKQPAAPNAVEDKLYGQ, translated from the coding sequence GTGAAAGAATTGTTCGACAAGCTCGGGGGGAAACCCGTCACCTATGTGCTGGGTGCGGTGTTGCTCGCGGTGCTTGTGGACTGGAGTGGCATCACCTGGCGCATGGAACAGATGGTGGTGGATACGGAACTGCGCCTGGTTCGTGCACCCGTAGCCGGAGATATCGCCATTGTCGCTATCGATGAGAAGAGTCTCAGGGAGTATGGTCCCTGGCCCTGGAGCCGCCAGCTGTATGCCCGCTTGCTGGATCATTTGCAGGATGCCGGGGCGGGCACGGTAGCTTTCGATATCCTGTTTGCCGATCCGCGCCGGGATGATGCCGAAGGCGACCAGGCTTTTGCCGAGGCTATTGAACGCCATGGCCGGGTGGTGTTGGCCATGTCCAGTGATCGGGACATTTCCAGCGGCACCGTTTCCGAAATTCTCCCGCGTCCCCTGTTTGCCCGGCCTGCAGCTGCCATCGGCCACACAGATCTGCCTATTGACCAGGATGGTATTCTCCGGGGCGTGTATCTCCAGGCGGGGTCTGGAGCTGCGCGTTGGCCGCAACTCGCCCTGGCGGCTCTGCTTCTGGATACAAACCGCAAGATCGCACACCTGCCGGGACATGAATCTGTGCGTGGAGGCTATCAGGGTCAGGGGAGATGGATTCGGAATCACCGGATACTGTTTCCCTTCTCCAGTGAAAGCAACCCGGTTTTGGCGTTTTCCTTTGCTGATGTGGTTGAAGGGAAGGTTCGCAAATCTCTGTTGGCGGGCAAGACCATATTCGTTGGTGTGACAGCCCAGGGCCTGCAACGTCTTTTTCTGATTCCAGGCGGAGGCAACTGGCTCATGTCAGGAGTAGAGATTCAGGCCAATGTATTGAGTGCCCTTGAACAGGATGCCCTGCTTACGGAACTGCGGGGTTGGCCGCGCTGGATAGTGCTGGCGCTGCTGTCTGCCCTCGGGGGTATGGTAGTCGCCCTGTATCGGAGGAACTGCGTCACCAAAGGGCTGATCCTGGGGCTGTTGGTGACAGGCGGAGCTTCTTTGATCCTGTTACTGTTTTTCGGAGTGATCACACCCACTATTCCCATGTGGGTCAGTCTGGCGGTGATGGCGTTTCTTGCCAACCGCCGGCAGGTTCTTTATCTTCAGTACAGCTCTGGTCGGGATACACTCACAGGTCTGTGCAACAGGCGCAGTTTTGAAGAACACTATCAAAGGATGTGGCGGATCAACGAAAGGCACCAGCGTCCGTTGTTTCTGCTGATTCTGGATGTGGATCATTTCAAACGCCTGAATGATGCCATGGGGCATCTGCATGGTGATGAAGTATTGCGCAAACTGGGGGCTTACCTAAAGAGCAAGACCCGTCGTGCCGGTGACCGGGCCTGCCGCATCGGGGGTGAGGAGTTTGCCATCCTGCTGGATATGGATGAACCCGATATGCAGCGGGTGCATGGCTATGCCCAGCAGATCGTGGATGATGTTCGGGATCTTGGAATCAGTTATTCAGATGCAGGGCAAGACTATTGCCTGACGCTCAGTATCGGCTGTGCGAGTATGGTTCCCGGCGAGTCGAGTACACCGGATGCTCTGTTCGATGCGGCAGATCAGGCTCTGTATCAGGCCAAGAAAGCCGGGCGGAATCAGGTTTGGTGCTATGAATCAGACAAGCAGCCCGCTGCCCCGAATGCCGTTGAAGATAAACTGTACGGCCAGTGA
- a CDS encoding FecR domain-containing protein codes for MKPGDTVWDLSHNMLKDWRYWKEILRHNNIKDATTIRPGMHIAIPLYVVREETSQARVEAVHGDVRVTWRGASESLPLKPGMSLSVGDKVATDSNSTALLILEDHSAILMQERSELEFSRLRKLGGRKSLDAGLFVGKGGLKMDANPSHYPDSSYEIQTAAANSAVRGTGFRIGVEGQSSRTEVLEGLVSVGNALGQVDVPKNFGTVVKKDEPPVKPIKLLDAPDLGVFPGQVRYLPKVIKLNTPSGAVGYHVQVAKDADFMELLLDRKVKERFMIDQGLPDGNYYVRVRAVDSRGLEGKNAQTRFQLAARPEAPLVRAPLPGAVLHEGELLFSWAEAEGVERYLFELGPDQDFSRIKVSRETTDTELKLPVAQGIWYFRLTSITPEGKKGPPGHPVKMEVLPVPKVPEPKPPATEEGKLVLAWQNVDGVAAYNVQLATDKDFQNLIVDKTVDQGSLTLPRPPSGHYYMRLRSIDSEGYEGNFGAAQSFEVKPESYWPLAIFGIVTALLLL; via the coding sequence GTGAAACCGGGAGACACCGTATGGGATCTGAGCCACAACATGCTCAAGGACTGGCGCTATTGGAAGGAGATCCTGCGGCACAATAATATCAAGGATGCCACCACCATCCGGCCTGGTATGCATATTGCCATCCCATTGTATGTGGTTCGTGAGGAAACATCGCAGGCACGGGTAGAGGCAGTTCATGGCGACGTAAGAGTTACCTGGCGGGGTGCTTCTGAGTCCCTGCCCCTCAAACCTGGTATGAGCCTGTCGGTGGGTGACAAAGTGGCCACGGACAGCAACAGTACCGCGTTGCTGATTCTGGAAGACCACAGTGCCATCCTGATGCAGGAACGCAGTGAACTCGAGTTTTCCCGCCTGCGCAAGTTGGGGGGAAGAAAGAGTCTGGATGCCGGGCTGTTCGTGGGCAAAGGGGGGCTGAAAATGGATGCCAATCCTTCTCACTACCCGGATAGCAGCTACGAGATTCAGACGGCGGCGGCAAACTCTGCGGTACGGGGTACCGGTTTCAGAATCGGAGTCGAAGGGCAGTCATCCCGCACCGAGGTGCTGGAAGGATTGGTCAGTGTGGGAAATGCCCTGGGCCAGGTCGATGTGCCGAAAAATTTCGGAACCGTCGTGAAAAAGGACGAGCCTCCGGTGAAGCCGATAAAGCTGCTGGATGCGCCCGATCTTGGTGTTTTTCCCGGGCAGGTTCGCTATCTGCCTAAAGTGATCAAGTTGAATACGCCTTCCGGGGCGGTGGGGTACCACGTCCAGGTGGCCAAAGATGCGGATTTCATGGAACTCCTGCTGGACCGGAAAGTAAAAGAACGCTTCATGATCGATCAGGGCTTGCCGGATGGCAACTACTACGTCCGGGTGCGTGCCGTGGACAGCCGGGGGCTGGAAGGAAAGAATGCACAAACCCGGTTTCAGCTGGCGGCCCGCCCGGAAGCGCCCCTGGTGCGCGCACCTTTGCCTGGCGCAGTACTGCATGAGGGTGAGCTGCTGTTTTCCTGGGCAGAAGCGGAAGGGGTAGAGCGATATTTGTTTGAGTTGGGGCCTGACCAGGATTTCTCCCGGATAAAGGTGAGCAGGGAGACTACAGATACTGAACTCAAACTTCCCGTTGCCCAGGGTATCTGGTACTTCCGCCTGACCTCGATTACCCCTGAAGGGAAGAAAGGTCCACCGGGGCATCCTGTGAAGATGGAGGTGCTTCCCGTGCCAAAGGTGCCAGAGCCCAAGCCGCCGGCTACAGAAGAAGGCAAGTTGGTGCTGGCCTGGCAGAATGTGGATGGTGTTGCTGCCTATAACGTTCAGCTGGCTACAGACAAGGATTTCCAGAACCTGATTGTGGACAAGACAGTCGATCAAGGATCCCTGACATTGCCCCGGCCACCCAGCGGACACTATTATATGCGCTTGCGTTCCATTGATTCAGAAGGCTACGAAGGAAATTTTGGTGCTGCCCAGAGCTTCGAGGTCAAGCCGGAGAGTTACTGGCCACTGGCGATTTTTGGCATAGTCACCGCACTATTGCTTTTGTAA
- a CDS encoding MoaD/ThiS family protein yields MYFNYLVNKLGTQEERITLPAKRVKTVQDLLSILRTRKLERGYLLAEDSVRVTVNRQFAEPFTRLEDGDEIGIVPNSPNPPPPPEK; encoded by the coding sequence ATGTATTTCAACTACCTGGTGAACAAGCTCGGTACCCAGGAAGAACGAATCACTCTCCCGGCCAAACGGGTAAAAACCGTGCAGGATCTGCTCAGTATTCTCAGGACAAGAAAGCTTGAGCGGGGATATCTCCTGGCCGAGGATTCTGTACGAGTCACCGTAAACCGGCAGTTTGCCGAGCCTTTTACGCGCCTGGAAGATGGCGATGAAATCGGTATCGTGCCCAATTCCCCCAATCCGCCTCCCCCTCCGGAAAAATAA
- a CDS encoding hydrolase, translated as MESLFRPAWWLPGAHLPTLWPSLFRHRPPLPQLMKERLELPDGDFLDLSWNGNPTAPIVLLLHGLEGNLHSHYARPLLKRLAEAGYLACMLHFRGCSGEPNRLPRSYHSGDTADLQTVIRHIRDSRGRPVHAIIGFSLGGNVLLKWLGEQGADAGITRAMAVSVPFLLDQAADRLNQGFSRVYQKHLLNSMKRKYREKFSRMPSPLNIDLNQINSFREYDEQITAPLHGFAGADDYYQRCSCRQFIPGIRIPTLILHDRHDPFMWPQTVPGDQELPENVVLELTRGGGHAGFVCNTTLPHGAYWTDRRLLEWLEEENPS; from the coding sequence ATGGAAAGCCTTTTCAGACCGGCATGGTGGCTGCCCGGCGCCCATCTGCCCACCTTGTGGCCCAGCCTTTTCCGGCACCGCCCCCCATTACCGCAACTGATGAAGGAACGACTGGAATTGCCGGATGGGGATTTTCTGGATTTGAGCTGGAACGGCAACCCAACCGCCCCCATCGTTCTGCTGTTGCATGGACTGGAAGGCAACCTGCATTCCCACTATGCGCGCCCTTTGCTGAAGAGGCTGGCAGAAGCCGGTTATCTGGCCTGCATGCTGCACTTTCGTGGCTGTAGTGGCGAACCCAATCGCCTGCCGCGCAGCTACCACAGTGGCGACACCGCCGACCTGCAAACCGTAATCAGGCATATCCGGGACAGCCGTGGCCGCCCGGTACATGCCATCATCGGCTTTTCCCTGGGGGGCAATGTGCTGCTTAAATGGTTGGGAGAACAGGGGGCAGATGCGGGCATCACACGCGCCATGGCCGTGTCTGTACCCTTTCTCCTGGATCAGGCGGCAGACCGTCTCAACCAGGGTTTTTCCCGCGTCTATCAGAAACACCTGCTCAACAGCATGAAGCGCAAGTACCGGGAAAAATTCAGCCGCATGCCGTCACCCCTGAACATAGACCTGAATCAGATCAACAGCTTCCGGGAGTACGATGAGCAGATAACAGCGCCCCTGCATGGCTTTGCCGGGGCCGACGACTACTACCAGCGCTGCAGCTGCCGGCAGTTCATTCCCGGCATCCGTATTCCCACCCTGATTCTGCATGACCGGCACGATCCGTTCATGTGGCCACAGACGGTGCCCGGGGATCAGGAACTGCCGGAAAATGTCGTACTGGAACTCACCCGGGGCGGTGGCCACGCCGGATTCGTCTGTAATACTACACTCCCCCACGGCGCTTACTGGACAGACCGGCGCCTGCTGGAGTGGCTCGAAGAGGAGAACCCATCATGA